In a genomic window of uncultured Sphaerochaeta sp.:
- a CDS encoding MBL fold metallo-hydrolase yields MTTCTLLVENTQSYNASLKSTFGFSALVEEGKLSVLFDCGPDGTFLENARKLNKELASLSAVVLSHGHFDHANGFPALLDAQQIPCVYLGKEFFTERYSLEDGIYSYLGSSFDEKLLHQKQVKATEVDQRVSLSPSLSLVSDFMTRYPFETPPSRFVKGTVGAVQADDFSDEVALVVEHKDEVSLLVGCSHPGILSMVRTVGERFGKPVTKVCGGAHLSKVEQMRLEVSIIELERLGVKDLYLCHCSGSKITELGNTTSQCRFHSIGTGDTVLL; encoded by the coding sequence ATGACGACCTGCACCCTGCTGGTGGAGAACACCCAGTCCTACAATGCTTCGCTGAAGAGTACTTTCGGCTTTTCTGCCCTCGTGGAAGAAGGAAAGCTGTCGGTGTTGTTTGATTGTGGTCCCGATGGCACGTTTCTCGAGAACGCACGAAAGCTGAACAAAGAGCTTGCCTCGTTGTCGGCTGTGGTGCTCAGCCATGGCCACTTCGACCATGCAAATGGGTTTCCCGCTCTCCTGGATGCGCAGCAGATACCGTGCGTGTATCTGGGCAAGGAGTTTTTTACCGAGCGATACTCGCTTGAGGATGGGATCTACTCCTACCTTGGCAGTTCGTTTGATGAAAAGCTTCTGCACCAGAAGCAGGTGAAAGCGACGGAGGTAGACCAAAGAGTCTCCCTCTCCCCGTCCCTTTCATTGGTTTCGGACTTTATGACCCGCTATCCGTTCGAGACTCCTCCTTCGCGCTTCGTAAAAGGCACGGTGGGAGCAGTGCAGGCAGATGATTTTTCGGATGAGGTTGCCCTGGTGGTGGAGCATAAGGATGAGGTGAGCTTGCTGGTTGGTTGCTCCCACCCGGGTATCCTCTCCATGGTCAGGACCGTCGGTGAGCGGTTCGGAAAGCCGGTGACCAAGGTATGCGGAGGAGCCCATCTATCCAAAGTGGAGCAGATGCGCCTTGAAGTGAGCATCATTGAGCTGGAGCGGTTGGGAGTGAAGGATCTCTATCTCTGCCACTGCAGCGGAAGCAAGATAACCGAATTGGGGAATACCACTTCCCAATGTAGGTTCCATAGCATTGGTACAGGGGACACTGTGCTCCTGTAG
- a CDS encoding UxaA family hydrolase, whose protein sequence is MKFLGYMRPDGKVGVRNHVLVMPTCYCASVTAERIASCVEGAVSFHNQLGCSQALDDVQYTIDVLVGFAANPNVYGTVLIGNGCEVCGIAKIAALIKERTNKPLFMMNIQDTGGTPGTIQEGMRCAQALVEEASMLKPVACDFSHLIMGTECGGSDATSGISANPIIGKVSDRVVAEGGTAILSETTEFMGAEHILASRAKDEEVARKVLKIVSDYEQHLINANTNVRGANPAPGNKEGGITTLAEKSLGCIHKGGSTPIQEVYAYAQQVAQKGLVIMDTPGADAASVCGMVAGGAQVVIFSSGRGTPIGNPIAPVIKITGNPTTFAKMGVNIDYEASGGVTGNETIAEQGQKLFDLMCDVVNGKKTKAEIFGNNEIGIPRLCNYV, encoded by the coding sequence ATGAAGTTCTTGGGATACATGCGACCGGATGGAAAGGTGGGAGTGCGAAACCACGTTCTGGTCATGCCGACCTGCTACTGCGCCTCGGTCACGGCAGAGAGAATCGCCTCATGCGTGGAGGGAGCTGTCTCCTTTCACAACCAGCTTGGCTGTTCACAAGCTCTTGACGATGTTCAGTACACCATCGATGTCCTGGTTGGCTTTGCTGCCAACCCCAATGTGTATGGAACCGTTCTGATAGGGAACGGTTGCGAGGTGTGTGGCATTGCAAAGATTGCTGCGCTCATCAAAGAGCGCACCAATAAGCCCCTGTTCATGATGAATATCCAGGATACCGGTGGGACACCGGGAACCATCCAGGAAGGGATGCGATGTGCCCAAGCCTTGGTGGAGGAAGCGAGCATGCTCAAACCTGTTGCGTGTGACTTCTCCCACCTGATCATGGGCACCGAGTGCGGCGGCAGCGATGCCACTTCAGGCATTTCGGCAAACCCCATCATCGGCAAGGTCAGTGACCGCGTGGTTGCCGAAGGAGGGACCGCCATCCTCAGCGAGACCACCGAGTTCATGGGAGCCGAGCACATCCTTGCCTCCCGTGCAAAGGATGAAGAGGTTGCTCGCAAGGTGCTCAAAATCGTATCCGACTATGAGCAGCACCTCATCAACGCCAACACCAATGTCCGAGGGGCAAACCCAGCACCCGGAAACAAGGAGGGTGGTATCACCACCTTGGCAGAGAAGTCCCTTGGGTGCATCCACAAAGGTGGAAGCACCCCTATCCAGGAAGTCTATGCCTATGCCCAGCAAGTTGCACAAAAAGGCCTGGTCATCATGGACACCCCTGGAGCCGATGCCGCGTCGGTATGCGGCATGGTAGCAGGAGGAGCTCAGGTAGTCATCTTCTCCTCAGGGCGCGGGACTCCGATCGGCAACCCGATCGCCCCGGTTATCAAGATTACGGGCAATCCGACCACCTTCGCCAAGATGGGAGTGAACATCGACTACGAGGCAAGTGGAGGGGTGACCGGAAATGAGACGATTGCAGAGCAGGGACAGAAATTGTTCGACCTGATGTGCGATGTGGTAAATGGCAAGAAAACCAAGGCAGAGATCTTTGGGAACAACGAGATCGGTATTCCCAGACTCTGCAACTATGTATAG
- a CDS encoding UxaA family hydrolase: protein MERRGLLIDDNDSVVVVLEAVAAADVVAYVSSEGKHGSVAATQAIPPFHKIAIRAIGMGEQVVKYGQMIGTAQADIPIGCHVHEHNLD from the coding sequence GTGGAAAGACGAGGCTTGCTGATTGATGACAATGATTCGGTGGTGGTTGTCCTGGAGGCAGTCGCCGCCGCTGACGTGGTGGCGTATGTGAGCAGTGAGGGCAAGCATGGCTCAGTGGCAGCCACCCAGGCCATCCCTCCCTTCCACAAGATTGCAATACGAGCAATCGGGATGGGGGAACAGGTGGTCAAATACGGACAGATGATAGGGACAGCACAAGCTGACATACCCATCGGATGCCATGTGCATGAGCACAATCTTGACTAG
- a CDS encoding Ldh family oxidoreductase has product MKCSVDELLTFFTQFYIKSGLSDVDAATMAGAIVHAESRGVSSHGLARARMYYERLLRGQLNAKTELTIESEGPATLAIDGNNAPGMVVGNKVMDLCVEKAKQSGICFATIHNSSHFGTGSYHVFRASEKGMIGFSICNTDACVVPFGGVKPMLGTNPITIGLPTKQYPNVMLDMATSVVSRGKVLYYEKVSKPLPDGWIVDKEGKPSNNPKDVFDGALVPFGLYKGSGLSIIIDMLCGVLAQGKNSRQLGSFHSSGLEDSNTAYQNVGFCMGVIDITRFIPFEQFVNGIDSIYGEFKQCPPAEGTEEVMLPGEIEAKQAQKCLKEGIEIPPVIAKEFHELAAQLGIESPFFKE; this is encoded by the coding sequence ATGAAGTGTTCTGTCGATGAACTGCTGACGTTCTTCACCCAGTTTTATATAAAAAGCGGTCTCTCGGATGTTGATGCCGCAACCATGGCAGGGGCCATAGTCCATGCAGAGAGCAGGGGAGTCTCCTCCCATGGTCTTGCACGGGCAAGAATGTACTATGAGCGGCTCCTCAGGGGACAGCTCAACGCCAAGACTGAGCTCACCATCGAGAGTGAAGGTCCGGCGACCCTTGCCATCGATGGGAACAATGCCCCTGGAATGGTGGTCGGAAACAAGGTGATGGACCTGTGTGTTGAGAAAGCGAAACAGAGCGGCATCTGTTTTGCCACCATCCACAACAGCTCCCACTTCGGGACGGGCAGCTATCACGTGTTCAGGGCCTCCGAGAAGGGGATGATCGGCTTCTCCATCTGCAATACCGATGCCTGCGTGGTGCCCTTCGGTGGAGTGAAGCCGATGCTGGGAACCAATCCCATCACCATCGGTCTTCCGACCAAGCAGTATCCCAATGTCATGCTGGACATGGCCACCAGTGTTGTCAGTCGCGGCAAGGTGCTCTACTACGAGAAGGTCAGCAAACCGCTTCCAGACGGCTGGATCGTAGACAAGGAAGGCAAGCCTTCGAACAATCCCAAGGATGTCTTTGACGGTGCCTTGGTTCCCTTTGGTCTCTACAAGGGGTCTGGGTTGAGCATCATCATCGACATGCTGTGCGGAGTGCTTGCCCAGGGCAAGAACAGCCGCCAGCTGGGTTCGTTCCACTCCTCCGGGCTTGAGGACAGCAACACCGCCTATCAGAACGTCGGCTTCTGCATGGGAGTGATCGACATCACCCGGTTCATCCCTTTTGAGCAGTTCGTGAACGGCATCGACTCCATCTATGGTGAGTTCAAACAGTGTCCGCCCGCGGAAGGAACCGAGGAGGTCATGCTCCCCGGTGAAATCGAAGCGAAGCAGGCTCAGAAATGTCTGAAAGAAGGCATTGAGATTCCTCCGGTCATCGCCAAGGAATTCCACGAACTCGCCGCACAGTTGGGCATCGAAAGCCCCTTTTTCAAGGAGTGA
- a CDS encoding tripartite tricarboxylate transporter permease, whose protein sequence is MLLTGLLSVLSPVVLITILGGVVLGIIFGSIPGLSATMAVALCLPISFGMPTVQGVALLLGLYIGGISGGLISAILIKIPGTPSSVATLFDGAPMAERGQAGKALGTGILFSFLGTVFSVILLMFLSPPIAKFALKFSPYEYFAVTVFSLTLIASLSEGSMLKGLLSGCVGIAIAMVGAAPLDSFQRFSYGHFNLSLGFQLLSVLIGFYAIPEILVAARDAATIEEKPIDFQMKGFGLSMKEFVGQLPNALRSALIGLGIGLLPGIGGGTSNLIAYASAKKASKHPEEFGTGIIDGVVASETSNNASIGGALIPLLTLGIPGDTVTAMLLGGLMMQGVIPGPMLFKNNGPLVYSIFGALFVASVMMLLVEFGGIRMFVRLLKIPKNILLSVVLCLCVVGAIASNNRLFDAYAMIAFGLLGYWLTKMKFPLPPLILGFILSPTLETNLRRGMQLSGGDFIPFLTRPISMVFLGIAMISFFGSIIHDVRKSAQTKKAKA, encoded by the coding sequence ATGCTGCTTACCGGCTTACTCTCCGTACTCTCTCCCGTCGTCCTGATTACCATTCTCGGCGGCGTCGTTCTGGGAATCATATTCGGTTCCATCCCCGGTCTGAGTGCAACCATGGCGGTCGCTCTCTGTCTCCCCATCTCCTTCGGTATGCCCACCGTCCAGGGTGTCGCCCTGCTTCTGGGCCTCTATATCGGAGGTATCTCTGGCGGCTTGATCTCTGCGATCCTGATCAAGATTCCCGGAACCCCCTCATCGGTGGCAACCCTCTTCGATGGTGCACCCATGGCCGAGCGGGGCCAGGCCGGCAAGGCACTGGGTACCGGTATCCTGTTCAGCTTCCTCGGAACCGTCTTCAGCGTCATCCTGCTGATGTTCCTCTCTCCCCCCATCGCAAAGTTCGCACTCAAGTTCTCACCCTATGAATACTTTGCTGTCACGGTCTTCTCCCTGACCCTCATCGCCTCTCTTTCTGAGGGAAGCATGCTCAAGGGTCTGCTCAGCGGCTGCGTCGGTATTGCCATCGCAATGGTGGGTGCAGCACCGCTCGACTCCTTCCAGCGCTTCTCGTATGGCCACTTCAACCTGAGCCTGGGCTTCCAGCTGCTCTCGGTGCTCATCGGCTTCTATGCCATCCCCGAGATTCTGGTTGCCGCACGCGATGCCGCAACCATCGAGGAGAAACCAATCGACTTCCAGATGAAGGGCTTCGGACTTTCCATGAAGGAGTTTGTCGGCCAGCTTCCCAATGCGTTGCGTTCAGCCCTGATCGGTCTGGGCATCGGACTCTTGCCTGGCATCGGCGGCGGTACCTCCAACCTCATCGCCTATGCTTCTGCAAAGAAGGCCTCCAAGCATCCTGAGGAGTTCGGTACCGGTATCATTGATGGAGTGGTTGCGTCGGAGACATCCAACAATGCCAGTATTGGCGGTGCTCTCATTCCCTTGCTTACCCTTGGTATCCCCGGTGATACCGTCACCGCAATGTTGCTCGGCGGGCTGATGATGCAGGGTGTCATCCCCGGCCCCATGCTCTTCAAGAACAACGGCCCGCTGGTCTACTCAATCTTCGGTGCACTCTTTGTCGCCAGCGTCATGATGCTCCTCGTTGAGTTCGGTGGAATACGGATGTTTGTCAGACTGCTCAAGATACCGAAGAACATCCTGCTATCGGTGGTGCTCTGCCTCTGTGTTGTCGGTGCAATTGCCAGCAACAACCGCCTCTTCGATGCCTATGCCATGATTGCGTTCGGCCTGCTCGGCTACTGGCTCACCAAGATGAAGTTCCCGCTTCCCCCGCTTATCCTCGGCTTCATTCTCAGCCCGACGTTGGAGACCAACCTCAGGCGCGGCATGCAGCTCAGCGGTGGTGATTTCATCCCGTTCTTGACCAGACCCATCAGCATGGTGTTCCTCGGCATCGCCATGATCTCATTCTTCGGTTCGATCATCCACGATGTGCGCAAGAGCGCACAGACAAAAAAAGCCAAGGCTTAG
- a CDS encoding tripartite tricarboxylate transporter TctB family protein: MNKETRNSLISGAIFLAFGIYLYFSGIGFEGRMRPPMNGDVGPAFMPKLIGIFIMLLSLGLLLSNLIPYLMKRKAGTAVSEPRQKATFSVKVVLTVVLMFLYMLLLSPVGFILSSIAYLFAQMAVIEGTLTRKKCLVFGSISVVSPVLIYLVFVHVFSLMLPAGILG, encoded by the coding sequence ATGAACAAAGAGACGCGTAACTCACTGATTTCGGGCGCAATATTCCTGGCGTTCGGCATCTATCTCTACTTCTCGGGCATCGGCTTCGAGGGCCGGATGCGCCCTCCGATGAATGGTGATGTGGGACCTGCCTTCATGCCCAAGCTCATCGGGATTTTCATCATGCTGCTCAGCCTCGGACTGCTGCTTTCGAATCTGATCCCTTATCTGATGAAAAGAAAAGCCGGCACCGCCGTGAGCGAGCCCAGGCAGAAGGCAACCTTCTCCGTGAAGGTCGTTCTCACTGTTGTCCTCATGTTCCTGTACATGCTGCTCCTCAGTCCCGTAGGTTTCATTCTCTCCAGCATTGCCTACCTGTTTGCACAGATGGCGGTCATCGAAGGAACTCTGACCAGAAAGAAATGTCTGGTCTTCGGCAGCATCTCGGTTGTCTCCCCGGTCCTCATCTATCTTGTCTTCGTACATGTCTTCTCACTGATGCTCCCTGCGGGCATTCTGGGCTAG
- a CDS encoding tripartite tricarboxylate transporter substrate binding protein: MKKIILVSVLLVSLCAAVFANGASETGAAKDAWPKKTIQVIVPFNPGGDTDFNARAYATRLGEILGQNVVVVNMAGNGGATGATQVKNAAPDGYTVLFYHSALLVNELSGTTDFGIEAFEFAAVAAKNPGNVVAVNANSPYKTLKDLIEASKTANPQLTFAANMGATTYVQGTMLNKVGAKMNLVDFGGSSERIAALLGGHVTAIPNPLGPSIPYLESGEWRALALLEEERNPIYPNVPTAKEQGYDIATPIYYFFAFPKGTDQAIVNKFADACETINGEAAYQESIMKTYKQNPYFAKTTDALKLMQQQAEEHQSIKHLL; this comes from the coding sequence GTGAAAAAAATTATCCTTGTATCAGTACTTCTGGTAAGTCTCTGTGCAGCCGTCTTTGCAAACGGTGCAAGCGAGACCGGAGCCGCGAAAGACGCTTGGCCGAAGAAGACCATTCAGGTCATCGTGCCCTTCAACCCCGGTGGTGACACTGACTTCAACGCACGTGCTTATGCAACCCGCCTTGGCGAGATTCTTGGGCAGAACGTTGTCGTCGTCAACATGGCCGGAAACGGTGGAGCAACCGGTGCAACCCAGGTGAAGAATGCTGCACCCGATGGGTACACCGTTCTCTTCTATCACTCTGCACTGTTGGTCAACGAGCTCAGCGGAACCACCGACTTCGGTATTGAGGCCTTTGAGTTTGCTGCCGTCGCTGCCAAGAACCCCGGCAACGTGGTTGCAGTAAACGCAAACTCCCCTTACAAGACCCTCAAGGACCTGATCGAAGCTTCCAAGACTGCCAATCCCCAGCTGACTTTTGCCGCTAACATGGGTGCAACCACCTATGTGCAGGGCACGATGCTCAACAAGGTCGGAGCAAAGATGAACCTCGTCGACTTCGGCGGTTCTTCCGAGCGTATTGCAGCCCTTCTTGGTGGCCACGTCACCGCAATTCCCAACCCCCTCGGGCCGTCCATTCCCTACCTTGAATCCGGTGAATGGAGAGCTCTTGCTCTGCTCGAAGAAGAAAGAAACCCGATCTATCCAAATGTACCTACTGCAAAAGAGCAAGGCTACGACATCGCAACCCCGATCTACTACTTCTTTGCCTTCCCCAAGGGGACCGACCAGGCCATCGTCAACAAGTTTGCTGATGCTTGCGAGACCATCAACGGTGAAGCTGCCTACCAGGAAAGCATCATGAAGACCTACAAGCAGAATCCGTACTTCGCCAAGACAACCGACGCCCTTAAGCTCATGCAGCAGCAGGCTGAGGAACACCAGTCCATCAAGCACCTTCTGTAA
- a CDS encoding AEC family transporter, protein MDVTSVWNLQGQLFALLAVGVLLRKIGLFEDATKRVLTDLVLFVTLPCSIVLSFQFSIDKQLIQSLVFTFLVSVGVHVFCFLLSRLFFRKVEKAQQSVLRYGLLVSNAGFMGLPIVGELFGSSGLMYASIYLIPLRVLMWTVGLSIFSPAGASKKEAALKVILHPSMIAVYLGLMLMSFQLSLPLFVEKTLSSIGGCTTALSMMLIGALLAETERKHLKIDRNLLLFSFLRLVVIPLVSLLAGRVLGIEPLIIGVSVILGAMPGGSSTVILAAKYGSDTVFTSKLVIVSTILSMLSIPIWCLVL, encoded by the coding sequence ATGGATGTAACAAGCGTTTGGAATTTGCAGGGGCAGTTGTTTGCCTTGCTGGCAGTAGGCGTACTGTTGCGCAAGATCGGGCTCTTTGAGGATGCGACCAAACGCGTGCTTACCGACCTTGTCCTGTTTGTGACACTTCCCTGCTCGATTGTGCTTTCCTTCCAGTTCTCCATAGACAAGCAGCTCATCCAGAGCTTGGTGTTCACTTTCCTCGTATCGGTCGGTGTTCATGTCTTCTGTTTTCTCCTCTCCCGTTTGTTCTTCCGCAAGGTGGAGAAGGCTCAGCAAAGCGTACTGCGTTATGGGTTGTTGGTCTCCAATGCCGGGTTCATGGGCCTTCCCATCGTGGGGGAGCTGTTCGGCTCGTCTGGTCTCATGTACGCCTCCATCTATCTCATCCCTTTGCGGGTCCTCATGTGGACGGTGGGACTCTCCATCTTCAGCCCGGCCGGGGCAAGCAAAAAAGAGGCAGCTTTGAAGGTGATTCTGCATCCAAGCATGATTGCCGTCTACCTCGGCCTTATGCTGATGTCTTTCCAGCTCTCCCTTCCCCTATTTGTCGAGAAGACGCTCTCCTCCATCGGAGGGTGTACCACAGCTCTTTCCATGATGCTCATTGGAGCTCTCTTGGCCGAGACCGAGCGCAAGCATCTTAAAATTGACCGCAACCTGTTGTTGTTCTCTTTTCTTCGGTTGGTGGTCATCCCTCTTGTCTCACTGCTTGCAGGACGCGTGTTGGGGATTGAACCCCTGATCATCGGCGTGTCAGTCATACTGGGGGCGATGCCCGGCGGATCTTCCACCGTCATTCTTGCCGCCAAGTATGGTTCTGACACCGTTTTCACCTCCAAGCTGGTAATCGTCAGCACCATACTCTCCATGCTCTCCATCCCCATCTGGTGCTTGGTTCTCTGA
- a CDS encoding sugar phosphate isomerase/epimerase family protein, producing the protein MNISCQISTPEVYRKPGVTSYQDDLETTFATLKAWGYEGMELTVRNPNNVDVATLIALREKYGLAIPMVCTGEYYGQDRLSFADPDDAIRAEAIARFKKGIDVAQQLGCFINLGRVRGGYTPDVDQAWTRKRILEALQEVTSYAEQKGVVIVLEPVNTLALNYINTTQEGIELVKQLNSPSFQLMVDTAHLHIEDRDIRKSMEEGAPFIKYVHLADSNRKYLGGGVFDFASFITILGDIGYTGWLGIEVFPVPDKETAFKKSIEYIQPML; encoded by the coding sequence ATGAACATAAGTTGCCAAATCTCAACACCTGAAGTCTACCGCAAGCCTGGAGTAACATCGTATCAGGATGATCTCGAGACGACCTTTGCTACCCTTAAGGCATGGGGATATGAGGGAATGGAACTGACAGTCCGAAACCCAAACAATGTGGATGTTGCCACCTTGATTGCTTTACGTGAGAAGTATGGGCTTGCCATTCCCATGGTGTGTACTGGTGAGTATTACGGGCAGGATCGGCTCTCGTTTGCGGACCCGGATGATGCCATCAGGGCAGAGGCTATCGCTCGATTCAAGAAAGGTATCGATGTAGCACAGCAGTTGGGCTGCTTCATCAACCTGGGCAGAGTCCGGGGTGGGTATACCCCCGATGTTGATCAGGCATGGACGCGCAAGCGAATTCTTGAAGCGTTGCAAGAGGTGACATCATATGCTGAGCAGAAAGGTGTTGTGATCGTCCTAGAGCCGGTGAATACCCTTGCCCTGAACTACATCAATACGACCCAAGAGGGTATTGAGCTGGTGAAACAGCTCAATTCACCCTCATTCCAACTCATGGTGGACACCGCCCATCTGCATATCGAGGATCGTGACATCCGAAAGAGTATGGAAGAAGGTGCTCCTTTCATCAAGTATGTGCATCTTGCTGACTCAAATAGAAAGTATCTTGGAGGAGGAGTTTTTGACTTTGCTTCCTTCATCACCATTTTAGGAGACATCGGCTACACCGGTTGGCTGGGCATTGAGGTGTTTCCCGTACCAGACAAGGAGACGGCATTCAAGAAGAGCATAGAGTATATCCAACCAATGCTTTGA
- the rpe gene encoding ribulose-phosphate 3-epimerase produces MTKISPSILTADFGHLADEILSLSNSGADWLHLDVMDNIFVPNMSFGQSMIRSLRGVVSLPFDVHLMIHDAPRYLAEFAEAGADIITVHPESAANTHLHRVVNQIRGLGKKAGIALNPSTHPDVLEYLYEELDLVLIMSVNPGYGGQKFIPQMLRKIEYVSERIQSLGLSVEVEVDGGITVSNAKSVRDAGATVLVAGSAVVDAPNRAEAIRLLKGSCKEAV; encoded by the coding sequence ATGACAAAAATTTCCCCTTCGATTCTCACGGCTGATTTTGGACACCTTGCTGATGAGATTCTCAGTTTGAGTAATTCGGGTGCTGATTGGCTGCACTTGGATGTCATGGATAATATATTTGTTCCCAATATGTCCTTCGGACAGTCAATGATACGATCCTTGAGAGGGGTTGTTTCTCTTCCGTTCGATGTACATCTCATGATCCATGATGCGCCTCGTTATCTGGCGGAGTTTGCCGAAGCAGGTGCTGACATCATCACCGTACACCCGGAGAGTGCTGCAAATACGCACCTCCATCGGGTGGTGAACCAAATCAGGGGTTTGGGAAAGAAAGCAGGAATTGCACTCAATCCTTCCACTCATCCCGATGTTTTGGAGTATCTGTACGAGGAATTGGACCTGGTTTTGATCATGTCTGTGAACCCTGGCTACGGTGGGCAAAAATTTATCCCCCAGATGCTGAGAAAGATTGAGTATGTCTCAGAGAGAATCCAATCGCTCGGGCTCTCTGTGGAGGTGGAAGTCGATGGAGGTATTACTGTTTCGAACGCCAAGTCCGTCAGGGATGCCGGAGCCACCGTTCTGGTTGCAGGAAGTGCCGTTGTTGATGCCCCTAACAGAGCAGAGGCCATCCGCTTGCTGAAAGGAAGCTGTAAGGAGGCTGTATGA
- a CDS encoding DeoR/GlpR family DNA-binding transcription regulator: MLKIERREKIKSYLLVNKFANIKELAESMDVSTATIRRTLKELEDDGTVEMSHGGVALKKTGILYEQPYSVRRLSNLDEKQRIAEEAVKHIDFEACAYLDSSATVFQMTKYLKELSSVIVVTNDIAIANALSDIETIDVSVIGGSLRKHYFTLTGFFSETIMKDLFFDIAFMGFDAISMKNGCMITNIEEVQIKRMAVKAAHKVVVMCDHSKFTKEAFINVCGLEDIDLIITGKELDKQIYAQIVDAGVNIILV; the protein is encoded by the coding sequence ATGTTGAAAATTGAGCGTCGAGAGAAAATCAAATCATACCTGCTGGTAAACAAATTTGCCAATATCAAGGAGCTTGCCGAGTCGATGGATGTATCCACGGCTACCATCCGGCGCACCTTGAAGGAGCTGGAAGACGACGGCACGGTAGAGATGAGTCACGGTGGGGTAGCCCTCAAGAAGACAGGAATTCTCTATGAGCAGCCTTATTCGGTACGGCGTCTTTCGAATCTCGATGAAAAACAGCGGATTGCTGAAGAGGCTGTCAAGCATATCGACTTTGAGGCATGTGCATACCTGGACAGTAGTGCAACGGTTTTCCAGATGACCAAGTATCTGAAAGAGCTCTCTTCTGTAATCGTGGTTACCAATGATATCGCTATTGCCAATGCGCTCTCTGACATCGAGACCATTGATGTGTCGGTAATCGGGGGATCGTTACGCAAACACTACTTCACCCTGACTGGGTTTTTCTCTGAGACCATCATGAAAGATCTCTTTTTTGATATCGCCTTCATGGGCTTTGATGCTATCAGCATGAAAAACGGATGCATGATCACCAATATCGAGGAAGTACAGATCAAACGGATGGCAGTCAAGGCAGCTCATAAGGTGGTGGTGATGTGTGATCATTCCAAGTTCACAAAGGAAGCATTCATCAATGTATGCGGTTTGGAAGATATCGATCTCATTATTACAGGCAAGGAGTTGGACAAGCAGATCTATGCACAGATAGTTGACGCTGGTGTGAATATCATTCTTGTGTAG
- a CDS encoding M20/M25/M40 family metallo-hydrolase, giving the protein MELVHVLKEFMLTQAVSGYEENMARKMHSYLGSFTKQIEVDRAGNVIATFPGTDKDAPSIMVFAHMDQLGFIVRKIEPNGLIQVDRLGGIPEKVLPGLEVTIRTIDNGAVQGVFGNKSHHATSADEKYKVDLVTSLFIDIGVKSKQDVLDLGVHVGCPVSYTPNFRQLQGRMVSGTAIDNRGACAVLVKLAESLATLKHPSTIYVVGTVWEEFSIRGAIFAARAKKPDLAIGLDVALPGDTPDLSSRYDIGLGKGPTVTLYNFHGRGTLNGTIAHNGLYKHALRSSEALDIPLQEFAALGMLTDCAYVQLEGNYIGCLDMGFPVRYTHSPVETCDLQDLENLTKIVVHMVQNIDKNFKIGRYCIE; this is encoded by the coding sequence ATGGAATTGGTACACGTACTTAAGGAGTTCATGCTGACTCAGGCCGTCTCCGGCTATGAAGAGAACATGGCGAGAAAGATGCACTCCTATTTGGGCTCGTTTACGAAACAGATTGAAGTGGATCGTGCAGGCAACGTCATTGCCACCTTCCCGGGGACCGACAAGGATGCCCCTTCGATCATGGTATTCGCTCATATGGACCAACTGGGGTTCATCGTCCGCAAGATTGAACCCAATGGTTTGATTCAGGTTGATCGCTTGGGAGGTATTCCTGAGAAGGTGCTTCCCGGCCTTGAGGTTACGATCAGAACCATTGACAATGGTGCAGTACAAGGTGTGTTTGGCAACAAGTCACACCATGCAACTTCTGCCGATGAGAAGTACAAGGTGGATTTGGTCACCAGCCTCTTCATCGACATTGGAGTAAAGAGCAAGCAGGATGTACTTGATCTCGGTGTCCATGTAGGATGCCCGGTAAGCTACACCCCCAACTTCAGGCAGTTGCAGGGAAGGATGGTTTCGGGAACTGCGATTGACAATAGGGGAGCATGTGCTGTGCTGGTTAAACTGGCAGAAAGCCTAGCCACTCTCAAGCACCCTTCCACCATCTATGTGGTGGGCACGGTGTGGGAGGAGTTCAGTATCAGGGGGGCCATCTTTGCCGCACGGGCAAAGAAACCGGACCTGGCTATCGGACTTGATGTCGCCCTTCCTGGGGACACTCCCGATCTGAGCAGTCGTTACGATATTGGTCTGGGCAAGGGACCTACAGTAACGTTGTACAACTTCCATGGAAGAGGGACCCTCAATGGCACCATCGCCCATAATGGGTTGTACAAACATGCTCTGCGTTCCTCTGAAGCGTTGGATATTCCGCTTCAGGAGTTTGCAGCGCTTGGGATGCTTACCGACTGTGCGTATGTACAGCTTGAAGGAAACTATATCGGTTGTCTCGATATGGGATTCCCGGTGAGGTATACTCATTCTCCTGTAGAGACTTGTGATCTACAGGATTTGGAAAATCTCACAAAAATAGTTGTACATATGGTACAGAATATAGATAAAAACTTCAAAATCGGTAGATACTGCATAGAGTGA